A window from Purpureocillium takamizusanense chromosome 3, complete sequence encodes these proteins:
- a CDS encoding uncharacterized protein (COG:G~EggNog:ENOG503NZX4~CAZy:GH3~SECRETED:SignalP(1-22~SECRETED:cutsite=AAA-AS~SECRETED:prob=0.2057)) yields MHLPRLTSLLLPLQLAAAAAAAASQPPRGRCNDVDILAGQHVVYSWAASSAPPQELLDLTRQGLVGGVILFGENMDANTTTNVARLKAAYDASPAPGLLRRLTGRRAHFFVSTDQEGGYVRRIAGAEPKLSAKLMGSAPDPAAAGKAGGEGAAAALKQFLHNVNLAPVLDVFREAGDFIDFKERSFGNSSAQVVAAAVPFLAAQQAAGVAGAAKHFPGLGAAPHDANTDLQPVTLTQSLGELRDVDMKPYEAAIAAGIDMVMTSWALYPALDAKYPSGLSRKWVQGELRGRLGFRGVTITDAMEAGAIAPFGDAAATGLLAKKAGMDILLASQRNVTQGDVIRKAIVRGLKSGALDHKEFDAATRRIAEMRSKIVA; encoded by the coding sequence ATGCATCTCCCACGCCTCAcctccctgctgctgccgctgcagctcgccgccgccgccgccgccgccgcctctcagccgccgcgcggacGCTGcaacgacgtcgacatcctcgcgggccagcacgtcgtctactcgtgggcggcgagcagcgcgcccccgcaggagctgctcgacctgACGCggcagggcctcgtcggcggcgtcatcctcTTCGGCGAGAACATGGACGCCAACACGACGACCAACGTGGCGcgcctcaaggccgcctACGACGCGTCCCCCGCGCCCGGCCTCCTCCGCAGGCTCACGGGCCGGCGCGCGCACTTCTTCGTGTCCACGGACCAGGAGGGCGGCTACgtccgccgcatcgccggcgccgagcccaaGCTCTCGGCCAAGCTCATGGGCTCGGCGCCcgacccggcggccgcgggcaaggccgggggcgagggcgcggccgcggcgctcaagcAGTTCCTGCACAACGTCAACCTCGCGCCCGTGCTCGACGTGttccgcgaggccggcgacttCATCGACTTCAAGGAGCGCTCCTTTGGCAACTCGTCGGcccaggtcgtcgccgccgccgtgcccttcctcgccgcccagcaggccgccggcgtcgcgggcgcggccaagCACTTCCCcggcctgggcgccgcgccgcacgaCGCCAACACGGACCTGCAGCCCGTGACGCTGACGCAGtccctcggcgagctgcgcgacgtcgacatgaaGCCCtacgaggccgccatcgccgccggcatcgacatGGTCATGACCTCGTGGGCCCTCTAcccggccctcgacgcaaAGTACCCCTCAGGCCTGAGCCGCAAGTGGGTGcagggcgagctgcgcggccgcctcggcttccgcggcgtcaccatcaccgacgccatggaggcTGGAGCCATCGCCCCctttggcgacgccgccgccaccggcctcctcgccaagaaggccgGCATGgacatcctcctcgccagccagcgcaacGTCACCCAGGGCGACGTCATCCGAAAGGCCATTGTCCGCGGCCTCAAGTCCGGTGCCCTCGACCACAAGGAGTTTgacgccgccacgaggcGCATTGCCGAGATGAGGAGCAAGATTGTGGCCtaa
- a CDS encoding uncharacterized protein (SECRETED:SignalP(1-22~SECRETED:cutsite=VTA-EQ~SECRETED:prob=0.7649)), producing the protein MVAPKLSNSLAVTLMLLSAVTAEQGNNVRDTPATLTSVAAKSSPSPTAFIAGGRLGPVGRTFDARDGAPGAAGGQGSNGAPGGAGGNGSDGAPGGTGGKDGQPGAPGGTGGKDGQPGAPGGTGGKDGNPGAPGGTGGQDGQPGAPASTSVSKSGNDGAPGSPGAPASTSVSKSGNDGAPASTTVSKGGNAGAPGAPATTSSGSKDGAPGAPGGSPTSSSPAASSTAPVVSAGNKGAAAGVDSALITVALAAGVAIFGVAMS; encoded by the coding sequence ATGGTCGCCCCAAAGCTCAGCAACTCCCTCGCCGTGACGCTCATGCTCCTCAGCGCCGTCACCGCGGAGCAGGGCAACAACGTCCGCGACACACCCGCCACCTTgacctcggtggcggccaagagctcgccctcgcccaccgccTTCATCGCAGGTGGAAGACTAGGCCCGGTCGGCCGCACTTTTGACGCTAGGGACGGCGCtccgggcgccgccggtggtcAGGGCAGCAATggcgcccccggcggcgctggtggcaacggcagcgacggcgccccTGGCGGTACCGGCGGCAAAGAtggccagcccggcgcccctGGTGGTACCGGCGGCAAGGAtggccagcccggcgcccctGGCGGTACCGGCGGCAAGGATGGCAACCCAGGCGCCCCTGGCGGTACAGGTGGTCAGGAtggccagcccggcgccccgGCCAGCACTTCCGTCTCCAAGAGCGGAAACGACGGTGCCCCTGGCTCCCCCGGTGCCCCGGCCAGCACTTCCGTCTCCAAGAGCGGAAACGACGGTGCCCCGGCTAGCACCACCGTCTCCAAGGGCGGAAACGCCGGCGCCCCCGGTGCTCCCGCTACCACCTCCTCCGGCTCCAAGGATGGAGCCCCCGGCGCCCCGGGCGGCAGCCCCACGTCTTCCAGCCCGGCGGCCAGCTCTACCGCTCCCGTCGTGAGCGCGGGCAATaagggtgccgccgccggcgtcgactcggccctcatcaccgtcgcgctcgccgccggcgtcgctaTCTTCGGCGTTGCCATGTCCTAA
- a CDS encoding uncharacterized protein (SECRETED:SignalP(1-29~SECRETED:cutsite=ALA-FH~SECRETED:prob=0.9487)~TransMembrane:2 (n13-24c29/30o74-96i108-129o)) encodes MRRGCRSLSPGQSPLLQLVLLLIGEEALAFHFVGRSSLSPSYSWRPESRDVGAECTTAGCPRWMDVRCDHVLCFLGLGNIVVVLSDSSSIFSGTTYSFSLRIDVTTTLLLLLLLLLLLLPLVGPVAGHLSGPNPTQEQWDVYRCRGGDAGARIL; translated from the coding sequence ATGCGCAGGGGCTGTCGTTCTCTCAGCCCCGGCCAGTCGCCGCTCCTACAACTGGTGTTATTACTGATCGGTGAGGAAGCGCTTGCGTTCCACTTCGTAGGGCGATCTTCGCTCTCACCCTCCTACTCGTGGCGTCCCGAATCTCgggacgtcggcgccgaatGTACTACAGCAGGATGCCCACGATGGATGGACGTCCGGTGCGATCACGTCCTGTGCTTCTTGGGTTTGGGaaacatcgtcgtcgtgctttCCGACTCGTCATCTATCTTCTCGGGCACCACGTACTCGTTTTCTCTCCGCATCGACGTCACCACGACgttgcttcttctcctcctcctccttcttcttcttcttcctcttgtTGGTCCTGTCGCGGGGCACCTGTCAGgccccaacccaacccaagAGCAGTGGGACGTTTACcgatgccgaggcggcgacgcgggagcACGTATACTGTAG
- a CDS encoding uncharacterized protein (COG:S~EggNog:ENOG503Q647~MEROPS:MER0004090~SECRETED:SignalP(1-28~SECRETED:cutsite=ALA-DD~SECRETED:prob=0.2909)): MRTGLGSVVVALAAAAATGVVSPTLALADDGLTFGGGSGHDDVLRPGSPESVGMRSRPLRDMVANLTRFTETRNWTSHSYNQVVPIEPGGVVLVARRGVVVSHFAFGKSSLWASVNGTHGELLPRHEQEDASVDTIYDMASLTKMFTTVAVLRCLDRGQVGDLNDTVARYLPGFAANGKHEVTLLQLLTHTSGLQADPSPGLADASTYPTHQAKVDAILGQKLVSEPGTAYLYSDLNFMTLMLVVEAAGGKKLDAAIGDFTSQLGMRHTFFNRGNVEGAAFPFYRSMAPQEFQTAVEGDGPSIPKRPQPVRGTVHDENAWALDGVSGHAGLFSTAADTARLCQMLLNNGTYGGRRVLSRRAVDLVFTNLLGYLGEDHGVGFELNQYYTAGPMANMLAASHTGFTGTSLVVDRASGTLFVHLANRVHPSRGWASNNIVRETLGAWVATSLGRDVEFPL; the protein is encoded by the coding sequence ATGAGGACCGGCCTCGGTTCTGTCGTCGTGGCCCttgcggcagcagcggcgacgggcgtcgtCTCACCAACGctcgcccttgccgacgatggcctcacgttcggcggcggcagcggccacgacgacgtgctccgCCCGGGGTCGCCCGAATCGGTGGGCatgcgctcgcggccgcTCCGCGACATGGTGGCCAACCTGACGCGCTTCACCGAGACGCGCAACTGGACGTCGCACTCGTACAACCAGGTGGTGCCCATCGagccgggcggcgtggtgctcgtggcgcgccggggcgtcgtcgtgagCCACTTCGCCTTTGGCAAGAGCAGCCTCTGGGCGAGCGTCAACGGGACgcacggcgagctgctgccgcggcacGAGCAAGAGGACGCGAGCGTCGACACCATCTACGACATGGCCAGCCTGACCAAGATGTTCACGACGGTGGCAGTCCTGCGGTGCCTCGACCGCGGCCAGGTGGGCGACCTCAACGACACCGTCGCCCGCTACCTGCCCGGGTTCGCGGCCAACGGCAAGCACGAGgtgacgctgctgcagctgctgacGCACACGAGCGGCTTGCAGGCGGACCCTTCGCCGGGCCTGGCCGACGCGTCGACGTACCCGACACACCAGGCCAAGGTGGACGCCATCCTGGGCCAGAAGCTGGTGAGCGAGCCCGGCACGGCGTACCTCTACTCGGACCTCAACTTCATGACGCTCATGCTCgtcgtggaggcggcgggcggcaagaagctcgacgcggccatTGGCGACTTCACGTCGCAGCTGGGCATGCGGCACACCTTCTTCAACCGCGGcaacgtcgagggcgccgcgttCCCCTTTTACcgctccatggcgccgcaggAGTTCcagacggccgtcgagggcgacggtcCGTCCATCCCCAAGCGCCCTCAGCCCGTGCGCGGGACCGTCCACGACGAGAACGCCTgggcgctcgacggcgtgtcGGGCCACGCGGGCCtcttctcgacggccgccgacacGGCGCGCCTCTGCCAGATGCTGCTCAACAACGGCACCTacggcgggcgccgcgtgCTCTCGCGCCGGGCCGTGGACCTCGTCTTCACCAACTTGCTCGGCTACCTGGGCGAGGACCACGGCGTCGGCTTCGAGCTCAACCAGTACTACACGGCCGGGCCCATGGCCaacatgctcgccgccagccacaCGGGCTTCACGGGCacctcgctcgtcgtcgaccgcgCCTCGGGCACGCTGTTTGTGCACCTCGCCAACCGCGTCCACCCGTCGCGCGGCTGGGCGAGCAACAACATTGTGCGCGAGACGCTGGGCGCGTGGGTGGCTACGTCTCTGGGGAGGGACGTCGAGTTTCCGCTGTGA
- a CDS encoding uncharacterized protein (COG:S~EggNog:ENOG503NWGK~TransMembrane:3 (o555-575i720-738o824-841i)), whose protein sequence is MVLNDAGPRLSRAPTMSNPTTTTAPAAVAAAAAANPPSTDDSASTITVNTKAPANFPPPKTDKPRPHVCATCQRSFARLEHLKRHERSHTKEKPFECPECARCFARRDLLLRHQQKLHQTTTPSSRPRNRRESASGVAPGQSRARKNSVAGTTGGGNSATGSMRPRANTISHVDGAAMQMIASANASVARGMAAHSRHPSLVGLPVHNLDHVFGGMSAALGQRGMQHGLPKLETTQINSSDFDNGLRTAPPLAAFNPEFDFEGMFFTPGSTINPNALHYNDSPQSMAMEQTSPFGASLNDVASSQPFDDGLDWLTGFDHQMSFHTSENVVDGSSPSAISTTSQSGISDVMLDGSNHPAPAGTSTMWQPSVMGPPQMPNPFAMDLNGSVFPDLLNGAPLSPQPASQKINDPYFSTPPPSLSSLSPSAVPGLSTQNLSQTLGFNAGPESPSSLNGGNHGSLPVTTISDATRIAIVNALSQCPPFGGRKYSFTSQTSPLSPQAQPGTNTASASAANLPSTQDLQRYVRAYLTYFHPHLPFLHVATLSFDLSSSLNGRLPGVGGSGCLLLSMAAVGALFELEHAQSRELFDMSKKMIFAYLEERRKSDIRKADARRGGHGLDQDGAGSESPASVPLWLIQAMLINIVYGHNCADKTVSDIASTHCVALVSLAQAAGLLRPNPDDASAKQDVQMSDDSSWTRTPEQEGHHQEWLRWKTMEERKRTLYAIFIISSVLMAAYNHTPALTNSEIFLDLPCDEDFYAAESSAAFVAKGGVQAANHNRMTFYDALGELLRTNERQQKRLALKNSQKAMGASVDETEGPLTGLKPSTMGCFVLILALHNYIWETRQRHHNRIWTSEETEKMHRHIEPALKAWQVAWASNPSHSVERPNPYGQGPLSANAIPLLDLAYVRLFVNLSHAKEKAWQRDWQGMAEELARGDDATQHADLSPTANPDPLGPELADAAAADSVFIDSPSMPGSSFDPMSPGVQQFVANGFTVPSRATSIREKHLRKAAFYAADSLAMSDKLNNTFADFTSGELPLQSALCAVDCAQVLAEWVATLQDRVGRYLGILGQDAVDLGQVPAIMLLEEEDIKLLDKIREVLASAELKLALEMSSGGMNGVESALLSDGHSGYATKILRVTAAMMDKAAVWPVTRLMTQCLEAHANHTRIRAEKSVLAD, encoded by the coding sequence CGTCGACAATTACCGTCAACACGAAGGCGCCGGCCAAtttccctccccccaagACTGACAAGCCGCGACCACACGTCTGCGCGACTTGCCAGCGCTCCTTTGCCCGCCTGGAGCACTTGAAGCGGCACGAGCGCTCGCACACCAAGGAGAAGCCTTTTGAGTGCCCCGAGTGTGCGCGATGCTTCGCCCGCCGTGACTTGCTGCTTCGGCATCAGCAGAAGCTCCATCAGACGACGAccccgtcgtctcgccctcgcaATCGCCGAGAATCCGCCAGTGGCGTCGCCCCGGGCCAGAGCAGAGCCCGCAAAAACAGCGTGGCTGGTACCACGGGTGGCGGCAACTCGGCCACCGGCTCCatgcggccgagggcgaacACCATCAGCCATGTTGACGGTGCCGCCATGCAAATGATAGCGTCTGCAAACGCCTCGGTCGCGCGAGGCATGGCCGCGCACAGCCGTCACCCAAGCTTAGTCGGCTTGCCCGTCCACAACCTGGACCATGTCTTTGGTGGCATGTCGGCGGCTCTGGGCCAGCGAGGGATGCAGCACGGCCTGCCCAAGCTGGAGACGACGCAGATCAACAGTAGTGACTTCGACAACGGGCTGCGAACTGCGCCGCCCCTGGCCGCCTTCAACCCAGAGTTTGATTTCGAGGGCATGTTCTTCACCCCGGGGTCCACCATCAACCCCAATGCCCTGCACTACAACGACTCTCCGCAgtccatggccatggagcAGACGTCGCCGTTTGGGGCAAGCCTCAACGACGTGGCTTCGAGCCAGCccttcgacgacggcctggatTGGCTCACGGGATTCGACCACCAAATGTCCTTTCACACCAGCGAGAACGTGGTCGACGGGTCAAGCCCGTCTGCGATCAGCACGACGAGCCAGAGCGGGATAAGCGATGTGATGTTGGATGGATCTAACCACCCTGCGCCAGCCGGGACGAGCACCATGTGGCAACCCTCGGTTATGGGACCTCCGCAGATGCCGAACCCGTTTGCGATGGATCTGAATGGTTCGGTCTTTCCTGACCTCCTCAACGGAGCTCCTCTATCACCTCAGCCAGCTTCTCAAAAGATCAATGACCCGTACTTCTCCACGCCTCCACCATCACTGAGCTCGCTGAGCCCATCCGCCGTGCCGGGGCTCAGCACGCAGAACCTGTCCCAGACCCTTGGCTTCAACGCCGGCCCGGAAAGTCCGTCATCCCTCAACGGCGGGAACCACGGTTCCCTTCCTGTGACCACCATCTCCGATGCCACGCGGATTGCCATTGTGAACGCCCTCTCCCAGTGCCCGCCATTTGGTGGCCGTAAATACTCCTTTACGTCGCAGACGTCGCCACTCTCGCCCCAGGCACAGCCCGGTACCAACACGGCTTCCGCCTCGGCAGCGAACCTGCCCAGTACACAGGATCTGCAGCGATATGTGCGGGCCTACCTGACCTACTTCCATCCCCATCTTCCCTTCTTGCACGTTGCTACGCTGTCGTTTGATTTGTCCTCGTCTCTAAATGGGCGTTTGCCTGGCGTAGGTGGCAGCGGCTGTCTGCTCCTCTCCAtggccgctgtcggcgcACTCTTCGAGTTGGAGCACGCGCAGTCGAGGGAGTTGTTTGACATGTCCAAGAAGATGATATTTGCGTACCTCGAAGAGCGGCGGAAATCGGACATCCGCAAGGCcgatgcgcgccgcggcggacaCGGCTTAGACCAGGATGGCGCCGGAAGCGAGAGCCCCGCTTCCGTGCCGTTGTGGCTCATTCAAGCCATGCTGATCAACATCGTGTACGGTCACAATTGCGCGGACAAGACGGTCAGCGACATTGCTTCGACACATTGCGTCGCCCTGGTGAGCCTCGCCCAAGCTGCAGGCTTGCTACGGCCCAACCCCGACGATGCCTCAGCGAAGCAGGACGTTCAGATGTCCGACGACTCGAGCTGGACGCGTACGCCGGAGCAGGAAGGACACCATCAGGAGTGGCTGCGGTGGAAGACGATGGAGGAACGCAAGCGCACGCTGTATGCCATCTTCATCATATCGAGCGTCCTCATGGCTGCGTACAACCACACGCCGGCCTTGACCAACTCGGAGATATTTCTCGACTTGCCCTGCGACGAGGACTTCTACGCAGCCGAGTCCAGCGCGGCGTTTGTCGCCAAGGGCGGGGTCCAAGCCGCAAACCATAACCGAATGACCTTTTATGACGCTCTGGGAGAGCTCCTGCGGACAAACGAGCGACAACAGAAACGACTCGCGCTAAAGAATAGCCAGAAGGCCATGGGCGCGTCGGTCGACGAAACGGAAGGCCCATTGACTGGTCTGAAACCGAGCACTATGGGGTGCTTTGTGCTGATCCTCGCCCTGCACAACTACATATGGGAGACGCGTCAGCGGCACCACAATCGGATATGGACgagcgaggagacggagaagaTGCATCGACACATTGAGCCTGCGCTCAAGGCGTGGCAGGTGGCGTGGGCCAGCAATCCAAGCCACAGCGTTGAACGGCCGAATCCATACGGCCAGGGTCCATTATCTGCGAACGCCATCCCGCTCCTAGACCTGGCGTATGTGCGCCTCTTTGTCAACCTTTCCCACGCAAAGGAGAAGGCCTGGCAGCGCGATTGGCAAGGGATGGCGGAGGAActggcccgcggcgatgacgcgaCTCAGCATGCCGACCTCTCCCCGACGGCAAACCCGGATCCCCTCGGACCGGAGCTCgcggatgccgccgccgcggactCGGTGTTCATCGACTCTCCAAGCATGCCGGGCTCGTCTTTCGACCCCATGTCTCCTGGGGTCCAGCAGTTTGTTGCCAACGGGTTCACGGTGCCGAGTCGGGCGACGTCAATCCGCGAGAAGCACCTGCGGAAGGCGGCGTTTTACGCCGCCGACTCTCTAGCCATGTCGGACAAGCTGAACAACACGTTTGCCGACTTCACGAGCGGGGAGCTCCCTCTGCAGTCGGCTCTGTGCGCGGTGGACTGCGCACAGGTGCTCGCCGAGTGGGTCGCGACTCTGCAAGATCGTGTCGGGCGCTATCTGGGCATTCTGGGGCAGGACGCGGTGGACCTGGGGCAGGTGCCGGCCATTATGCTACTCGAAGAGGAGGACATCAAGCTGCTGGACAAGATCCGCGAGGTGCTGGCGTCTGCGGAACTGAAACTCGCTCTCGAGATGTCGTCAGGCGGCATGAACGGGGTCGAGTCTGCGCTGCTAAGCGACGGCCACAGCGGCTACGCCACCAAGATCCTTCGGGTGACGGCTGCCATGAtggacaaggcggcggtgTGGCCGGTGACGCGACTGATGACTCAATGCCTCGAGGCTCACGCCAACCACACGCGGATCAGAGCAGAGAAGTCTGTCTTGGCAGATTAA